One Chryseobacterium indoltheticum DNA segment encodes these proteins:
- a CDS encoding IS110 family RNA-guided transposase, whose protein sequence is MSKISKKVIGVDVGAKFLTVSFNDFENRDQVFNIENTQRSILSFLKKLRIEDYCFVIEATGNYSSRILHLSLVQGFESSLINCMSVKHFARMKNIISKTDAEDAKLIRLYGEMFKPDIYTSKSVDIEHLDQELKLLNDLEEEKRRYGVKLKSLRYNAQINPNTEKHYERRLQQLEKEIKEVISRLPGLQDEEFKETKALLQSVSGIGEKTSLQLMTATSGFKNFNSAKSLSKYFGLAPRIYQSGKKSYSPGKCRTSKNHIRGLLYVCSWTAIKHNKQCKEFYERLLSQGKPKKLALIAVCNKLLRICFGVVKNKINYQPDYQKNFKILT, encoded by the coding sequence ATGTCAAAAATATCAAAAAAAGTAATTGGAGTAGATGTCGGAGCGAAGTTTTTAACAGTAAGCTTTAATGATTTTGAAAACAGAGATCAGGTTTTTAATATAGAAAATACCCAGCGCTCTATTTTGTCATTTCTAAAGAAACTGCGGATAGAAGATTATTGTTTTGTCATTGAGGCCACAGGAAATTACAGCAGTCGTATTTTACATTTATCCTTAGTTCAGGGCTTTGAATCAAGTCTGATAAACTGTATGTCTGTTAAGCATTTTGCAAGGATGAAAAACATCATCAGCAAGACAGATGCTGAAGATGCCAAGCTGATCAGGCTTTACGGAGAGATGTTTAAACCTGATATTTATACTTCTAAAAGTGTTGATATTGAACATCTTGATCAGGAACTAAAGCTTCTCAATGATTTGGAGGAAGAAAAAAGGAGATATGGAGTGAAGTTAAAATCTCTTCGCTATAATGCTCAGATTAATCCAAACACAGAAAAACATTATGAAAGAAGATTACAACAATTAGAAAAAGAGATTAAAGAAGTTATAAGCCGTCTCCCTGGGCTCCAGGATGAAGAGTTTAAGGAAACAAAAGCATTACTACAAAGTGTATCTGGCATTGGTGAAAAGACATCTCTTCAACTGATGACGGCTACTTCAGGATTTAAAAACTTTAATTCAGCAAAATCATTATCTAAATATTTTGGCTTGGCACCCCGTATTTATCAATCGGGAAAGAAATCATATTCCCCGGGAAAATGCAGAACCTCAAAGAATCATATCAGGGGCTTGTTATATGTTTGTTCGTGGACGGCAATTAAGCATAACAAACAATGTAAAGAGTTTTATGAAAGACTTCTTTCTCAGGGGAAACCTAAAAAATTAGCTTTAATTGCAGTATGTAACAAGCTACTGAGAATATGTTTTGGAGTGGTAAAAAATAAAATCAATTATCAACCAGATTATCAAAAAAACTTTAAAATTTTAACCTGA